gaatagccacagcattttcccttcaaatattctaccactttatcagggtcctgtaattgttcaggggtgaagtcccagaccattggaggtgagtagttctctaggtacctgcccatgctctcccacatgccgtgccacccctgactatccagcctcggagcagatctccgggtggtagtcttaaatagtcacttaaccctaaacaagacctggaacgtattcaggagacataacactaggaacacgctggtttgagtatcccaaggatattaaaaattctcaaaagttgtcatacctgacccgaaggagaaaagggaggcaaaagagctggggaaagtgcccccccctgtttcccccacagactgggtgtaattattaataaattctgagagacggtgtccaatgtacggacaggacagcaaaaccacataaacaccccaaaatagctgtctgaacagtgatgttatcatatcataaacagatatcgcacaggacagcagaatgataatcctcatccctcttccagagacagtaaacagcattgcagggagtacataagccatataggaatttatataacacagccatgagaacaaacaaagcaacatgatgaccagcgactatttacctaataaaataaatgcatacaaaaaaaaaataaatccgtttttccacgttctagttggattctgtcattatctcaacccttcgagccccacgttgggtgccaaaaaggactgtcgtggtttagcctcagacggcaacaaagaaccacgtgccgctcgctcgggccttcccgatacaggaagaatcggaggaaaaaaaaggcaagactcttgggttgagacaaaggcagtttaacagaacagcaaagggaacaggcaaacaacaacaataacacggatagaggaatatacgaacatgattatggaaccgccgctccccgccgctcactgACCTGACCCGGtagccccagcccgctccaagctgcgacttcctgccccctcccccagcagctcagggtgggcatggctcacatggcatggaataccaggaaaaattaaccctatccccgctggaaccaggactcTGCTGCCAAGGCCTGCGGCATTCATGCTGTGATCATGGATTCCCTGTCCTGAAAGATGATGCTAGTCCTCCAATCATAAGGTATTTGCACACTAAATGTGCATGTAGAATGATGATGCATGAGTAGAAGGCTTATAATTCCTGTGTGAAACCTCCTTGATATAGTGCTATGTTTTATATTTGGGATGGACATAGTGTTGGTAGAACAGTGATGTTCTTGGTtgtgctaagcagtcaaggccttttctgctcctcacgctgccctgccagcggGTAGGCTgagagtgcacaagaagttgtgagggGATACAAcaaggacagctgaccccaactgaccaaaatgCTATTCCAttccatgtgacatcatgctcagtatataaagttgggggaagaagaaggaagggggagacaAATTTGGaattatggtgtttgtcttcccaaggaactgttacacgtgatggagccctgctgtcctggagagGGCTGAACATGTGCCTGCCGATATGAAGTGGTGAATGAACTCCTTATTTcactttgcttgtgtgtgtggcgttttctttacttattaaacagtctttatgtcaacccatgGGTTTTCTCACTGTTActgttctgattctcttccccaccccaaatGGGGGAGAGAGCAAGAGGCcatgtggtcctagctgccagctggagTTGAACCTTGACAGTGATACAGATGGTAGGATTCAGTGTACCCACAGCATTTTGCAGACAACACcgagctgagtggtgcagttaattcactagagggaagggatgccattcagagggatctggacaggttggagggGTGGCTCCATgtgaaactcatgaagttcaagaaggccaagtgcgaGGTTGTGCACCTGGGGCAGGGCAACCCCCACATTTTATAGAGACAGAGGTAGTGAGAGCAGCCGTTGAGCCCAAGAAggacgtggccagcaggtcgaggattctccccctctactctgctttcatgagaccctacctgcagtgctgtgtccagttatGGGGCCCACAGTCAAAAAAGACATTGACGTGCTACAGTAGGTCtacagaaggacagaaaaatggCCAAAGGACTGGAACACTTCTGCTTGCTATGTAGAATGGCTGAGAGAGTagaggttcttcagcctggagaagataaggctctggggagactttattgtgcCTTTTCATTAAATAAAGGGGGCTTCTAAGAAAGACGGAGAGTTTTTACCAGGTCCTGTTGTGACAGGAGaaaggcaatggttttaaactgaaagaaggtagatttcaatggaacataaggaagaaatgttttacgatgagggtggtgagatgctgaaagaggtttcccagagaagttgtgcatGTACCATCCACAACTCGACCAACAGGTTGAGGGAAGGGATTTTCCAcctctactctgctttcatgAGTCCCCACCTGGAGTGCTATGTCCAGCTATGGAGTCCACAATTGAAAAAGACATGGACCTTTTAGAGTAGATCCAGAGAAGGATCAGGAAattggtgaaagggctggaataTTTCTGTTTGCTATGTAGCAGGCCTGAGAGAGTAGGGGTTCTTCAGCCAGGAGCACAGAAGGTTCTGGGGACACTTTATTGCACTTTCTTATTATATAAAGGGGGCTTCTAAGAAAGACAGAGAgtactttttaccagggcctgtttTGATAGGAGAAGGGACaacagatttaaactgaaagagggtaggtttcaattggacatgaggaagaaatgttttacaatgagagtggtggaAGAAGTTTCCCAGAGAAGTAGTGGATGTGCCATCATTGGAAggattcaaggtcaggttgggtgggCCTTTGAGCAATGTGATCTAGTGAAGGATATCCCTGCTCTTGGCAgccaactagatgatctttgaaggtcccttccaacccaaacttttCTATGATTCAATTAAAGACTCGATGTGGCTTTGCACTTTCCCATTGTCAGTCCCTCAAGTATGGACGTGCAAAAGAAGGAACTTTTGTGAACTACAAACAAAATAGCTAATGTTCCTCTGCTAACTTGGAGCTATAAACCTTCCTTAAGGGTGATACTTTTCTCAGTGTGATActtctccctaaaaaaaaaaaagtcaacagtGGTCAAACGTGAGAGATTTCAATGAGACAAAGGGGGAAATGCAGGGAAGGTGGAAACACTTTGGAGGTCTGGCGTGACAGGATTGAAAAGACTTGtgcttcattctttttctgatcACTTATGAattactgaaatacaaatatttccttcTGAGTCCCCCATAAAGGAAGCAGAATTGAAAATACCTGACAGAGTGCTAAAAGTCTCCTAATGCATTCTGTAGTTGTAGCATCATATCTTGCTCTTATAACTCTCTCTTGATGTTCTTAAGTGCAGCTCAGTTCCTCTACGTATTGCTCTGCCACAAAGATTTCCTTCAAATATTCACTATGACTCAAGGAGATGACCTAAAAATACTTGACAGCGTATGTcagttttaaaagcctttgaaGTTGAACCAAGAATGTGTTTCTGTACTTCCGGATTCTGGTGTACAAACTGTATCTCAAGTACAAGAGTTACACAAAAAGTGTAAAGTGTCTTAGAACATGGCATTTAAGATTTTGAATTCAATTCTCAGAGTGTGCATGAGGAAACTTCTTTATTGCCCTTGAACACTTATTTCCTTCTTGGTTTTCATGCCAACTAACACCACAAGCCCTAAAAGTCCTTTATCAAGCGTAATAGTAGTTTAAAAATCCACTGCAAGTAGAAAATCCTTTTCAGTATGAGACTGCTGTTGGTGTTAAAATGAAGAGCGTTCCTGCTAACAATTAAGCAAGTGCCTCCGTGCTTACTGAACCTAAAAAAGGAGAGACCCCAAAGCTGGGGGCAGCCACTGAACAGCGGCCAAAAGTCTGGGCCCCGGGAGCGCGGACACGGGCCGGCTGCGGTGTCGTGGCGGCGCCTCCGGGTGCCGCTGTTGGCCGACACGGAGCCGCGCTGGAGCCGCAGCCGAAGCCGGAGtcccggcagcggcaggagggagGAGCGCGGCAAGCTCTGGCGAGAATGGCGGTGAGGCAGAATCAGACTGACTGTCGGCGGCGAGCGGCCGGGCGAGCGGTGCTGCTGCCCGCTTTGCTGCTGGTGTTgtgctgccgggcggcggcggagagGATCCGGTACGCCATCcccgaggagctgggcagaggctcGCTGGTGGGGCCGCTGGCGCGGGACCTGGGGCTGAGCTCGGCGGAGCTGCCGGCACGCAAGCTGCGGGTGGCGTCTGCCGCTAACAGGCAGCTGAAATACTTCACGGTGAGCGGGGAGAGCGGGAACCTGTACGTGAGCGagaggctggaccgggaggagaTGTGCGGCGAGTCGGCTTCTTGCTCCGTCAGCTTCGAGGCGCTGGTGCAGAACCCGCTCAACGTTTTCCACGTCGAGGTGGCCATCCAGGACGTCAACGACAACGCGCCGAccttcagcaaggctgctctccaCCTCGAGATCGCAGAGTTGACCCTTCCCGGGGCTCGTTTTCCGCTGGAGATGGCCCGAGACGCAGATGTGGGCAGCAATTCATTACTGACTTACCAACTCACTGCCAACCCGTCCTTCACTCTGGCCCTCAAGGAGAGACCGGGTGGAAAGAAGCAGCCGGAATTAGTGCTGGAGAGAGAGCTGGACCGGGAGAAGCAGAGCTCCTTTGAGCTGGTGCTGACGGCGGTGGATGGCGGGGACCCCGTGAAATCGGGGACTGTCCAGGTTCGCGTGAACGTGACGGACGCCAACGACAACGCGCCCGTGTTCAGTAAGAGCGTGTACGAGGCGCGAGTGCGGGAGAATGTGCCGTCCGGCTCGCTGGTGGTGCGGGTGCGAGCCACGGATGCGGACGCGGGGTCCAACGGGCGGGTATCCTACTCCTTCGGCAACGTCCCGGACGGCGTCCGCGCCTTGTTCAGTGTCGAGAGCGACAGCGGCGAGGTGAGGACGGCGGGGCCCCTGGATTTCGAGGAGAAGAGTAAATACAGCTTCGGTCTGGAGGCGAGAGACAGCGGCGGGCTCACGGCTCACTGCGAATTGCAGATCGACATCAGCGACGAGAACGACAACGCTCCCGAAATCACGGTGTTGTCGGTGTCGAGCCCTGTGCCCGAGGACGCGCCGGCCGGCACGGTCGTGGCCCTACTGAACGTGAACGACGCGGACTCCGGGGAGAACGGTCAGGTGTGGTGCGAGCTGTCGGGCGAGGCGCCGCTGTCGATGGTGTCGTCGTCGGTGGGGTCGTACAAGGTGGTGACGGCGAGCGCGCTGGACCGCGAGCAGGCGTCCGAGCACCGAGTGACGGTGGTGGCCAGGGACCGGGGCAGCCCGTCGCTGTCGAGCCGCGCGtcgctggtgctggaggtgtcggacgtgaacgacaacgcgccggtgtTCGAGGAGGCGGCCTACAGCGCCTACGTGGcggagaacaacgcggcgggcgcgccggTGGTGCGCGTGCGCGCGCGGGACGCGGACGCGGGCGCCAACGGGCGCGTGAGCTACTGGCtggcgggcggcagcgcgggcgcgGCGCCCTACGTGTCGGtggaggcgcggagcggcgccGTGTACGCGCAGCGCTCCTTCGACTACGAGCAGTGCCGCGAGTTCGCGGTGGCGGTGCGGGCGCAGGACGGCGGGGCGCCGTCGCGGAGCTCCACGGCCACGGTGCGCGTCTTCGTGCTGGACCGCAACGACAACGCGCCGCGCGTGCTctggccggcggcggcggcggcgggagcgtcGGGGTCGGGAGCGTCGTCGTTGCCGGCGGCGTTCGAGGTGGTGCCGCGTTCGGCCGAGGCCGGCTACCTGGTGggcaaggtggtggcggtggacgcggacgcggggcGCAACGCGTGGCTGTCGTACGAGCTGGTGCAGGCGTCGGAGCCGTCGCTgttccgcgtggggctgcacagcggcgaggtgcgGACGGCGCGGGCCGTGTCGGAGAGGGACGCGGCGAAGCAGCGTGTGGTGGCCGTGGTGAAGGACCACGGGCAGCCGGCgctgtcggccacggccacgctgcacgtggtgctggccgagagcttgcaggaggcgctgccggagctgagcgagcgggcggcgggcgccgaCTCGCCGGCCGAGCTGCAGTTCTACCTggtgctggcgctggcgctgctCTCCGCCCTCTTCCTGCTGAGCGTGGCGCTGGCcgtgctggcgcggctgcgccgggccgggccgcccgccgtgctgcgctgcctgggcgCGCAGCGCTTCTCCGTGCCCGGCGCCGCCTTCCCGGCCGACTTCTGCGAGGGCACCTTGCCCTACTCCTACAACCTGTGCGTGGCGCCGGCCCGCGCCGTGGCCGAGGGCGcttggctgccgccgccgctgcccagcGTGCCCGCGGAGGAGCTGCTCGGCACGGAGCCCTGCGGGAAGCCGAGCCCGAGCAGCAGCGCCGGCGCGGGAGAGCCGCCCACCGACGCCGACGCCCCGCAGGTGTGTAAGCCCTCTCGCTCTCGCTTTTTTCTTTGATCTGTGCTGAACCTCCTTGGCTGTTCCCCTGGGATTTCGGGGGGTGATGTGGATGGGGAGTGCTGGTCCTTGTGTccctgaagaaatgaaagatcGGGGTAACATTATTCCATTCAGAGCAAGCCGTTAGCCGTGCTCTCCTTGATTTATGGGTGCTCACGGGTTGATGTTCAGCTGAGAGGTTTTTGTCTCCAAGGCTTGTGCTGCCTAAAGTCTTCTGAGGTATTAAGGGTGAAGGGAATGCTTATTGTGTAGAAAGAGATCCGCTGATTCTGCATGACAGACTCGGGATTCAGACGTGCAGTTGGAGATATGTCATTTCATGATGTTCAGCTGAGAGGTTTTTGTCTCCAAGGCTTATGCTGCCTAAAATCGTCTGAGTTATTAACGGTGAGGGCGAAACCTTACCATTCATGATCTGTGTTTTATACACAGGTGAAGGTGTAGGCcgagatctgaaaaaaaaaaaaaaaaaacaaaaaagaaagtaaaataaaaagagagaggtACTTGGACCTCCAGGTTGGTCGCGTTGACAGGGGAATACTAGACCGCGAAATTCAGTGTCTCGGACAATTTTGCAACAGTCGTTGTATCTGCCTGTTTACAATGGGAGGGCTCTACCCATCCTGAGAACAAATGTCAATCGAGAAGGAAGTACTCCAAATGAGAGCAATTAGGCACTTTAACAATGTCCATTTCCACATTTACCTGTGTTCCGGGCACAGTTTAGAGTGTGCAGCCGTACTTGTCTCACGCCGTCCTACAGTATTTGGTTGAAAAGGTTTCCTACCAGCGTAAAGGATCAAGAATTAGATGAATGCGTTACTAACAAGCATCAATCTCTTAGACCGTGATTTCTGAGAAAATCAAAGCCCCTCCATGGCCATTCAAGCTATCGAATTACttgtttaaaatgtaatttgGAGTATTAAAAGTGGAAACCACATGTTAAAGTCCttccactttccttttccagTATTAGCTCCGTCTGCAGATGTACCAAGATTTTAGGGTAATTCAGCTTCTCCCATACAATTCAAAAATACTGTTGAGAGTAGACCCATATCCGGAAAACGGGTGGACAAGAAGAATTTGCGGCAAATCAGCTCTATCGTATGGCTGCTATCAGCCCCTTTTGCTGGTGTGGGATATAGACTAGGCATAGGAGAAAAGGCAGATGTGCCTGTTATTCTTCTTGCTGTACTCGCAAAGCCATTTTCCCTGCATTTTGTGGGGAGCTGAGCAGATGATTCTGGCCAAGCTCACTGCAGGTGCTTCCCGCCTCCTGGATAGCTGCAGTACAATTAGTGCGAAGTGATGACCCACAGCCTGCAAGTGGAGTGGATGGGAGAGGGTGATTTTCGAACATTAGGAGAGCCTCCCTCTGTGCTCTTTTGTAAGGAATGTCTTCTATGGAGACATTCCATAGCCCATGGCAGGTGCCTGATCAACTCCACCTCCTCAGGATCTTTACTGGCTTAGCTGGCATATATTCTCTGTTGATTGATCCCGCCTTCCGCAGCCTTTAAATATCTAATCTCAGTCAGTGGTAGTGGTGTCGTTAATTTGAAGCGTGTTCCGTATGAACTGTAGTATTTACAGCAAAGTTCCTGCTGCTTGGGTTCATAAGCCTGATACCTGATAACCTGGTTCTAGGCGGCGGGGTGGGTCTGAATATCACGGTGTCTGTAGCTCAGCCTGTtatcttttgctttccttgtaCCGGTCATTCAAGCACCACTGCTACAGAAATTCGTGATGGGGATTGTGCTTTCGGACGAATGGGATAAGGTTCATAATATTGTACAGGTCATATtcccaaaaaatattttaattcatatatAACGTCATTAGCAAGTCGTTTTTCCCATGCGGTAGGACTAACAGTCCCACGGGATGATTCTACGGTTGTAATCACCTTGATGAAAAGGAAGGATGATGTCGCATCGTTGAAGAAAGGGACGGCTTAGGGAAACGCCAATGCAGGATATCTCTTGGTCTCCATTTGAGGAAGGATCTTCATTGCTGCTTTGTTCTATTTTTCGGGATGTGGGAAATTCATTGATCTGCTGATGAAAACGTTATGCAAGCACGACTGGTACTAAATGCTGTAGAATTCGTGATGGAGATTGTGCTGTCGGACTAATGGGATAAGGTTCGTAATATTCTATACCACGCAAAATATAAAACTCGACAtacaaaaaaattattagatATAATATATAAACATTACAAAAGTATATTTCCCGTGCGGTAGAAACACCACAAAGAGGGAAGACGTGTTATTTCTTTCCCGTCTTGATCACTTCGAGGATCAAAGAAGTGATCTGCTGGAGAAAAGGCATCGGAGGAGATCCGCGGTGGACGGGAAGCAATGTGTCCGTGGCGAGTGTCCCGTCGGCGCGAACTGACCGTGGGAAAGGGCGGCGGGCAGTGCTGGGCAGTGCCGGGTGGCTGCAGTGCCGGGAGGAGGCTGCGGGCGCCGCTGTTGAccgaggaggagagagaggaaggctGGAGCGATGCAGGCAGCCCCGCCCGCTGCGGCCAGGCTCGCTCGCTGGCTGGCTAGCTGGCTGGCTCTCTGGGCGGGCGGACTGTGAGCGTCCGTGCGGTGCGGAGCCGTGGTGCAGCGAGGTGGaggggccggcggcagcggccgggaGCGGCGAACCTGTGCCGGAGCTGGAGAGGGAGCTGTATCGTGCGTCAGATCGTCGTGCGGCAACGGTGAGGTGCCGTCCCTATTGAGGTGCCGGCAGTGCCGCGTCAGAGATGTTTGCGGCGGGGTGGCTCTGGGTCCGTCAGGATCGAGCCCTGCTGTGGTGTGTCCTGGTGGCGGCGTGGAAGGAGGCGTGGGGTCAGCTGCGCTACTCGGTTCCCGAGGAGATGCCGAAGGGCTCATTCGTGGGCGACGTGGCCAAGGACCTGGCGCTGGAGCTGCCGGTGCTTCGCGCCGGCGGTGTTCGCGTTATGCTGGAAGGCAAGGGACAATATTTTGCTCTGGATATAAAGACTGGCCATTTGTATGTAAACGAACGGATAGATCGGGAACAACTCTGTGGACGAAAAGCAGACTGCGTAATAAAGTCAGAAATTCTTCTTAAGGGGCAGATGAAAATATATAAGGTGGCTATTCACGTTACTGATGTTAATGATAACACTCCCCTCTTTCAACTCAGGGAATTCGTCCTGAGAGTGAATGAAAACGCAGTTAAAGGTTCGCGGTACCTCCTGCCCAAAGCCCAAGACGCCGATATAGAGCAGAACACTGTACAGACGTACGAACTTAGCGATAACAAGCATTTCTCCCTGGAAGAGCAAACGGGACCAGACGGCTCGAAATTCGCCGAGCTGGTGCTGGCGAAggcgctggaccgggaggaggCGGCCTTTCACGAGCTGGTGCTGAGGGCGAGCGACGGCGGCGAGCCGTCGCGGACGGGCACGGTGCGGATCCGCGTGTCGGTGCTGGACGCCAACGACAACGCTCCCGTGTTCAGCCAGGCGGAGTACACGGTGCGTGTGGCGGAGGACGTGCCCGTGGGTTATCACCTGCTTACCGTGAACGCTACGGACGCGGACGACGGAACTAATTCAGACATAACATATTCCGTCAGAGAAAGTACAGACAAAGCATCTTCTATTTTCCACCTCGAGCCTAAAACAGGGGAACTTACAATTCAGTGCGAACTGGATTATGAGGACGATGAAAGTTATGAGTTAGAAATAGAAGCCCGGGATGGCGCTGGACTCTCGACTCGGGGAAAAATATTGGTGCACATTGATGACACAAACGACAACGTTCCCGAGATTACAGTGTCAAGCAGCGTAACAGACATTGCTGAAGACGCTCCGTCTGGAACAGTTGTCGCTCTTCTGAGAGTCAAGGACCGGGACTCGGGCGACAATGGGGAGGTGAGGATTTCCCTACAGGGCAGTCTGCCTTTCCGTCTGGAGAAGAATTTTGAGGACTACTACCGCGTGGTGACTGCTGAGGAGCTGGACCGTGAGGCGGTGTCGGAGTACAACGTGACGGTGCGGGCGTCGGACGGCGGTTCGCCGCCGCTGTGGAGCAGCGCGGTGCTGTCGCTGCGGGtgctggacgtgaacgacaacgcgccggtgtTCGCGGAGGCGCGGTACAGCGCGCGGGTGGCcgagaacaacgcggcgggcgcgctgGTGCTGACGGTGCGGGCGGCGGACGCGGACTGGGGTCAGAACGCGCGCGTGCGGTACCGGCTGTGGGAGGGGCGCGTGCGGGGCGCGCCGCTGTCGTCGTACGTGTCGGTGCACGCGGAGACGGGCGCGCTGTACGCGCTGCGCTCCTTCGACTACGAGGAGGTGCGCgaggtggggctgtgggtgcgggCGGAGGACGGCGGCGCGCCGTCGCTGAGCAGCAACGTGTCGGTGCGCCTGGTGATCGtggacgagaacgacaacgcgccgcagGTGCTGTACCCGCCGCCGGCGTCGGGCGCGGGCTGGGCGGGCGTGGAGCTGGCGCCGCGGTCGGCGGAGCCCGGGGCGCTGGTGgccaaggtggtggcggtggacgcggacgcggggcAGAACGCGTGGCTGTCGTACGAGCTGGCGAAGGCGACGGAGCCGGCGCTgttccgcgtggggctgcacagcggcgaggtgcgCACGGCGCGGGTGCCGCTGTCCCGCGACGCGGCGCggcagagcctggtggtggtggtgaaggaccacgggcgtccggcgctgtcggccacggccacgctgacGGTGGTGCTGGCCGAGAGCGTGGGCGAGCTGCTGTCGGAgctgggcagcgcggcggcggcggcggcgggcgagccgTCCGTCAGCCTGACGCGCTGGCTGGTGCTGGCCGTGGCGGccgtgtcctgcctcttcctcgccttcctgctgctgctgctggcgctgcgccTGCGGCGCTGGCGCCGCTCGCAGCtgctggcggcgggcagcggcgccttGCGCGGCGTCCCGGCCTCGCACTTCGTGGGCATCGACGGCGTCCGCGCCTTCCTGCACTCCTACTCGCACGAGGTGTCGCTCACCGCCGACTCGCGCAAGAGCCAGCTCCGCTTCTCGGGCGGCAGCTGCTGCGACACCCTCccggcgcgcccgccgcccgaCGAGCCCGCGCCGCTGCTCGCCGAGGACGCCGACGGCGCCCGCCGCGCcgaccccgccgctcccccggtgAGTTCTTCCCACCACGCTTGCTCTGCCACGCCTccctctcctgcttctctgctctttccCACCCGTGCTCTCTGTCCTGTCTG
This is a stretch of genomic DNA from Larus michahellis chromosome 11, bLarMic1.1, whole genome shotgun sequence. It encodes these proteins:
- the LOC141749891 gene encoding protocadherin gamma-B5-like, with amino-acid sequence MAVRQNQTDCRRRAAGRAVLLPALLLVLCCRAAAERIRYAIPEELGRGSLVGPLARDLGLSSAELPARKLRVASAANRQLKYFTVSGESGNLYVSERLDREEMCGESASCSVSFEALVQNPLNVFHVEVAIQDVNDNAPTFSKAALHLEIAELTLPGARFPLEMARDADVGSNSLLTYQLTANPSFTLALKERPGGKKQPELVLERELDREKQSSFELVLTAVDGGDPVKSGTVQVRVNVTDANDNAPVFSKSVYEARVRENVPSGSLVVRVRATDADAGSNGRVSYSFGNVPDGVRALFSVESDSGEVRTAGPLDFEEKSKYSFGLEARDSGGLTAHCELQIDISDENDNAPEITVLSVSSPVPEDAPAGTVVALLNVNDADSGENGQVWCELSGEAPLSMVSSSVGSYKVVTASALDREQASEHRVTVVARDRGSPSLSSRASLVLEVSDVNDNAPVFEEAAYSAYVAENNAAGAPVVRVRARDADAGANGRVSYWLAGGSAGAAPYVSVEARSGAVYAQRSFDYEQCREFAVAVRAQDGGAPSRSSTATVRVFVLDRNDNAPRVLWPAAAAAGASGSGASSLPAAFEVVPRSAEAGYLVGKVVAVDADAGRNAWLSYELVQASEPSLFRVGLHSGEVRTARAVSERDAAKQRVVAVVKDHGQPALSATATLHVVLAESLQEALPELSERAAGADSPAELQFYLVLALALLSALFLLSVALAVLARLRRAGPPAVLRCLGAQRFSVPGAAFPADFCEGTLPYSYNLCVAPARAVAEGAWLPPPLPSVPAEELLGTEPCGKPSPSSSAGAGEPPTDADAPQVCKPSRSRFFL
- the LOC141750009 gene encoding protocadherin gamma-A12-like translates to MFAAGWLWVRQDRALLWCVLVAAWKEAWGQLRYSVPEEMPKGSFVGDVAKDLALELPVLRAGGVRVMLEGKGQYFALDIKTGHLYVNERIDREQLCGRKADCVIKSEILLKGQMKIYKVAIHVTDVNDNTPLFQLREFVLRVNENAVKGSRYLLPKAQDADIEQNTVQTYELSDNKHFSLEEQTGPDGSKFAELVLAKALDREEAAFHELVLRASDGGEPSRTGTVRIRVSVLDANDNAPVFSQAEYTVRVAEDVPVGYHLLTVNATDADDGTNSDITYSVRESTDKASSIFHLEPKTGELTIQCELDYEDDESYELEIEARDGAGLSTRGKILVHIDDTNDNVPEITVSSSVTDIAEDAPSGTVVALLRVKDRDSGDNGEVRISLQGSLPFRLEKNFEDYYRVVTAEELDREAVSEYNVTVRASDGGSPPLWSSAVLSLRVLDVNDNAPVFAEARYSARVAENNAAGALVLTVRAADADWGQNARVRYRLWEGRVRGAPLSSYVSVHAETGALYALRSFDYEEVREVGLWVRAEDGGAPSLSSNVSVRLVIVDENDNAPQVLYPPPASGAGWAGVELAPRSAEPGALVAKVVAVDADAGQNAWLSYELAKATEPALFRVGLHSGEVRTARVPLSRDAARQSLVVVVKDHGRPALSATATLTVVLAESVGELLSELGSAAAAAAGEPSVSLTRWLVLAVAAVSCLFLAFLLLLLALRLRRWRRSQLLAAGSGALRGVPASHFVGIDGVRAFLHSYSHEVSLTADSRKSQLRFSGGSCCDTLPARPPPDEPAPLLAEDADGARRADPAAPPTPDVSSLKCHEQTIVSSFSCVEETMSRQQRRKIDEN